A portion of the Microbulbifer agarilyticus genome contains these proteins:
- a CDS encoding c-type cytochrome, producing MAASGGSETASQPAAKAKPGQVSQKHLEMYQQTCGSCHERGLVGAPRTGDVEAWKPRMAKGMDTLVAHARDGFKAMPPAGLCFSCTDEDYVALIEYMASPK from the coding sequence ATGGCAGCGTCGGGGGGCAGTGAGACGGCTAGTCAGCCCGCAGCCAAAGCGAAACCGGGTCAGGTTTCTCAAAAGCATCTGGAAATGTATCAGCAGACTTGTGGCAGCTGCCACGAGAGAGGCCTGGTAGGCGCGCCCCGGACTGGCGACGTTGAGGCCTGGAAGCCGCGTATGGCGAAAGGTATGGACACGCTGGTTGCTCATGCCCGGGATGGTTTCAAGGCGATGCCGCCGGCGGGCTTGTGCTTTAGCTGTACCGATGAGGACTACGTGGCGCTGATTGAATATATGGCAAGCCCCAAGTAG
- a CDS encoding type IV pili methyl-accepting chemotaxis transducer N-terminal domain-containing protein produces MKYALSLILLVIFSGAELAASADPEYATSTPGFNMGDAINIAGRQRMLSQRITQTYILQGIQPSVEKHRQVFERSMSEFERNLNQLANFKPAAPVTSTLRLVQEEWKGFAEIAREPVSKFNAAELFRRSNTLLPAAHTYVMRLQALANHSSAELVNVSGRQRMLSQRIAKNYVAQYWGVAGSEGTRLLYEDLAEFEQMLSFLLDSQLNTTEITRNLLKTQGHLSYASRGFDGEMQMSESRQIHVITGTTDIMLRNMNVVTGQYAELLNAVEVAAR; encoded by the coding sequence ATGAAATACGCTTTATCCCTGATCCTGCTCGTTATTTTCAGCGGTGCCGAACTCGCGGCAAGTGCAGATCCCGAGTACGCAACGTCAACGCCAGGATTCAATATGGGCGATGCCATCAACATCGCCGGCAGACAGCGCATGCTTTCGCAGCGCATCACGCAAACCTATATCCTGCAGGGCATTCAGCCCTCCGTAGAAAAGCACCGTCAGGTATTCGAGCGTTCGATGTCAGAGTTTGAGCGCAATCTGAACCAGCTGGCAAACTTTAAACCGGCTGCCCCGGTAACCAGTACGCTCCGTCTGGTACAGGAGGAATGGAAGGGTTTTGCGGAAATTGCGCGCGAACCCGTGAGCAAGTTCAACGCGGCAGAATTATTTCGACGCAGTAATACGCTGCTGCCGGCGGCGCACACCTATGTGATGCGGCTGCAGGCGCTAGCCAACCACAGCAGTGCCGAATTGGTAAACGTTTCCGGCCGCCAGCGTATGTTATCCCAGCGTATCGCAAAGAATTATGTGGCCCAGTACTGGGGTGTGGCAGGCAGCGAGGGCACGCGCTTACTGTACGAGGACCTCGCGGAATTTGAACAGATGCTGAGCTTCTTGCTCGACAGCCAACTCAACACGACTGAGATTACCCGCAACCTGCTGAAGACCCAGGGACACCTGAGTTATGCAAGCCGCGGGTTCGATGGGGAGATGCAGATGTCGGAATCACGCCAGATTCATGTGATTACTGGCACCACCGACATTATGCTGCGCAATATGAATGTCGTTACGGGCCAGTACGCAGAACTGCTTAACGCAGTAGAGGTAGCAGCCCGCTAA
- a CDS encoding acetyl-CoA carboxylase carboxyltransferase subunit alpha, translating into MNFSFLEFEQPIAELESKIKELQHVGDDNDLNIAEEITRLREKSEKLTESLYSDLSPWQIVQVARHPQRPYAKDYIERIFTDWDELHGDRHFGDDKAIIAGIGRLEGRPVAVIGEEKGRSVNEKVKRNFGMPKPEGYRKAQRVMEMAERFKMPVLTLIDTPGAYPGIDSEERGISEAIAKNLAVMSRLRTPIICTVIGEGSSGGALAIGVGDQLNMLQYSTYFVISPEGCANIIWKTVEKAPLAAEAMGVTSSVLEELGIVDETLPEPLGGAHRDPDLMAARLRDRLSEQLDKLSAVPLDELLEKRYQRLMSYGNVVS; encoded by the coding sequence ATGAACTTCAGTTTTCTCGAGTTTGAACAGCCGATTGCGGAACTGGAAAGCAAGATCAAGGAGCTTCAGCACGTCGGGGACGACAATGACCTCAATATTGCTGAAGAGATCACCCGCCTGCGGGAAAAGAGCGAGAAGCTCACCGAATCCCTGTATTCCGACCTCTCTCCCTGGCAGATCGTCCAGGTAGCCCGTCATCCTCAGCGTCCTTATGCGAAGGATTACATTGAGCGTATTTTCACCGATTGGGATGAACTCCACGGCGACCGTCACTTTGGTGATGACAAGGCGATCATCGCTGGCATCGGCCGTTTGGAAGGCCGCCCGGTGGCGGTGATTGGTGAGGAGAAGGGCCGCTCGGTAAACGAGAAGGTGAAGCGTAACTTTGGTATGCCGAAGCCGGAAGGTTACCGCAAGGCGCAGCGCGTGATGGAGATGGCGGAGCGCTTTAAGATGCCGGTGCTGACGCTGATCGACACTCCGGGGGCCTACCCGGGTATCGATAGTGAGGAGCGCGGTATTTCCGAGGCGATTGCCAAGAACCTGGCGGTAATGTCCCGTCTGCGTACGCCGATTATCTGTACGGTGATTGGTGAGGGCTCTTCCGGTGGCGCACTCGCGATCGGTGTGGGCGACCAGCTGAACATGCTGCAGTACTCCACTTACTTTGTGATTTCCCCGGAAGGTTGCGCGAATATTATTTGGAAGACTGTGGAGAAGGCGCCGCTGGCGGCCGAGGCCATGGGTGTAACTTCCAGTGTGCTTGAGGAACTCGGCATTGTGGATGAAACCCTGCCTGAGCCTCTCGGTGGTGCGCACCGCGATCCGGACCTGATGGCAGCGCGTCTGCGCGATCGTCTGTCTGAGCAGCTGGATAAGCTGAGTGCTGTTCCTCTGGATGAGCTGCTGGAGAAGCGTTACCAGCGTCTTATGAGCTACGGCAACGTTGTTAGCTAA
- the thiS gene encoding sulfur carrier protein ThiS, translating into MQLLVNGENVNLNDGASVAALLQQLGYTGETFAVAVNGDFVPRATYDATTLSAGDQLDIVAPVVGG; encoded by the coding sequence ATGCAATTACTGGTCAATGGCGAGAATGTAAATTTGAATGACGGCGCTTCGGTTGCCGCGCTGTTGCAGCAGCTTGGTTACACCGGTGAAACTTTTGCGGTGGCAGTCAATGGTGACTTCGTTCCCCGTGCGACCTATGACGCAACAACCCTGAGCGCTGGTGACCAGCTGGATATTGTTGCGCCAGTGGTGGGAGGTTAA
- the thiO gene encoding glycine oxidase ThiO, translating to MAHAELNIAIAGAGLMGRLLAWRLSTEGYRVSLFDAGSLDNPSGACHTAAGMISPLSELFHCPLPIYELGMHSLQNWPRWVAQLEQEVGVSVDYRQSGSVLVAHPQDRSELLQFQQELTAKLGGAGGDQLRWLDSRGLSALEPELDRFEQGLFLASEADVDNRKLLPALLQAVMQNGVRLYEHTAVECAPNEVLTARGSEAFDLVIDARGLGANGAIHGLRGVRGEVMVVETAEVQLQRPVRLLHPRYQLYAVPRANHQTVIGATEIESEDMSPISLRSSMELSSALYSIHPAFAEARVIETRVNCRPATMDNLPVVESEPGLIRVNGLFRHGYLLAPALVLQVEDALSKLTQETEQVT from the coding sequence GTGGCACACGCTGAATTAAATATCGCAATTGCAGGCGCCGGTTTGATGGGGCGCCTGCTGGCCTGGCGGTTATCCACAGAGGGTTATCGAGTCAGCTTGTTTGACGCCGGTAGCCTGGATAACCCCTCGGGCGCGTGTCACACCGCGGCCGGCATGATCTCCCCACTCTCCGAGCTGTTTCACTGCCCGCTCCCTATCTACGAGCTTGGTATGCACAGCCTGCAAAACTGGCCGCGTTGGGTGGCACAGCTGGAGCAGGAAGTGGGGGTGAGTGTTGATTACCGTCAATCCGGTAGTGTGCTGGTCGCCCACCCGCAGGACCGCAGTGAATTGCTGCAGTTTCAGCAGGAGCTGACGGCCAAATTGGGTGGTGCAGGCGGTGACCAGTTGCGTTGGCTCGATAGCCGTGGCCTGAGTGCGCTGGAACCGGAGCTGGATCGCTTCGAGCAAGGCTTGTTTTTAGCCTCGGAAGCGGATGTGGATAACCGCAAGCTGCTTCCGGCATTACTACAGGCGGTGATGCAAAACGGGGTAAGGCTGTACGAGCATACTGCCGTCGAATGCGCCCCGAACGAAGTGCTTACGGCACGTGGTAGCGAAGCGTTTGACCTGGTGATAGACGCCCGTGGCCTCGGCGCCAATGGTGCTATCCATGGCCTGCGCGGCGTGCGCGGTGAAGTGATGGTGGTGGAAACCGCAGAGGTACAGCTGCAGCGCCCAGTGCGGTTGCTACACCCGCGTTACCAGCTTTACGCAGTACCTCGTGCGAACCACCAAACGGTGATCGGCGCGACCGAGATCGAGAGCGAGGATATGAGCCCGATTTCGCTGCGTTCCAGTATGGAGCTTTCCAGTGCACTGTATTCGATCCATCCGGCGTTTGCTGAAGCGCGGGTGATCGAAACCCGTGTGAACTGTCGGCCGGCCACCATGGACAACCTTCCTGTCGTGGAAAGTGAGCCAGGGCTGATACGCGTGAATGGCCTCTTTCGCCACGGCTATCTGCTGGCGCCGGCGCTGGTGCTGCAGGTCGAGGATGCGTTGTCCAAATTAACCCAAGAAACGGAACAGGTGACCTGA
- the thiC gene encoding phosphomethylpyrimidine synthase ThiC: protein MSQVAEPKNKTQNSASKSSRAQQQESAKQFLDNLTAQQFPNSRKVYLEGENEGVKVGVREICLGKSLVGGDEENPIFEPNEPLQVYDTAGPYSDPNYKPNVREGLPKLRQAWVENRGDTEVLDTRQAAYSQKRMADQGLDHIRFDNLPAPRKAKAGKNVTQMHYARQGIITPEMEFIAIRENMGRAELAEQLTDADYQKARDGIYIPPQITPEFVRREVAEGRAIIPANINHTELEPMIIGRNFLAKVNSNIGNSAITSSIEEEVEKLVWSIKWGGDTVMDLSTGQNIHETREWILRNSPVPIGTVPIYQALEKVDGIAEDLNWEVFRDTLIEQAEQGVDYFTIHAGVLLRYVPMTAKRVTGIVSRGGSIMAKWCLAHHKENFLYTHFEDICEILKAYDVSFSLGDGLRPGCIADANDEAQFGELRTLGELTEIAWKHDVQTMIEGPGHVPMHKIKENMDEQLEHCHGAPFYTLGPLTTDIAPGYDHITSGIGAAMIGSMGCAMLCYVTPKEHLGLPNKEDVKEGLMAYKIAAHAADLAKGHPRAYKRDDALSKARFEFRWEDQFNLGLDPERARAYHDETLPKESGKIAHFCSMCGPKFCSMKITQDVREYAAKQEAEQGMEEMSIKFKDMGAEIYHKG from the coding sequence ATGTCTCAGGTCGCCGAACCGAAAAATAAAACCCAGAACAGTGCGAGTAAAAGCAGCCGTGCGCAGCAGCAGGAAAGCGCGAAGCAGTTTCTGGATAACCTCACCGCACAGCAGTTTCCCAACTCGCGCAAGGTTTACCTGGAAGGGGAAAACGAAGGCGTAAAAGTGGGTGTACGCGAAATCTGCCTGGGCAAGAGCCTGGTGGGTGGTGACGAAGAGAACCCCATTTTTGAGCCGAATGAGCCGCTGCAGGTGTATGACACTGCCGGTCCATACTCTGATCCCAACTACAAGCCGAATGTCCGCGAAGGTCTGCCCAAGTTGCGTCAGGCGTGGGTGGAGAATCGTGGTGATACCGAGGTGCTGGATACCCGTCAGGCGGCCTACAGTCAGAAGCGTATGGCAGATCAGGGGCTCGACCACATCCGTTTCGATAACCTGCCGGCGCCGCGCAAGGCAAAGGCTGGCAAGAATGTTACCCAGATGCACTATGCGCGTCAGGGCATTATCACTCCGGAAATGGAATTTATTGCGATCCGCGAAAACATGGGGCGTGCCGAGCTGGCTGAACAGCTGACCGACGCGGATTACCAGAAAGCGCGCGATGGTATCTATATCCCACCGCAGATCACCCCAGAATTTGTACGCCGTGAAGTGGCTGAAGGTCGCGCGATTATCCCGGCCAACATCAACCACACCGAGCTGGAGCCGATGATTATCGGCCGTAACTTCCTGGCGAAGGTAAATTCCAACATTGGTAACTCCGCGATTACTTCTTCTATTGAAGAAGAAGTGGAGAAGCTGGTGTGGTCCATCAAGTGGGGTGGTGACACCGTGATGGATCTGTCTACCGGTCAGAACATTCACGAAACCCGTGAGTGGATCCTGCGTAACAGCCCGGTACCGATCGGCACCGTACCGATTTACCAGGCGCTGGAAAAAGTCGACGGCATTGCCGAAGACCTGAACTGGGAAGTGTTCCGCGATACCCTGATCGAACAGGCGGAGCAGGGTGTGGATTACTTCACCATTCACGCTGGCGTACTGCTGCGTTATGTTCCAATGACAGCTAAGCGTGTTACCGGCATTGTGTCCCGCGGTGGTTCCATCATGGCCAAGTGGTGTCTTGCCCACCACAAAGAGAACTTCCTTTACACCCACTTCGAAGATATCTGTGAAATCCTCAAAGCGTACGACGTGAGCTTCTCCCTGGGTGACGGCCTGCGCCCGGGCTGTATTGCTGACGCTAACGACGAAGCCCAGTTCGGCGAACTGCGCACTCTGGGTGAGCTGACCGAAATTGCCTGGAAGCACGACGTGCAGACCATGATCGAAGGCCCGGGCCACGTGCCCATGCACAAGATCAAGGAAAACATGGACGAGCAGCTGGAGCACTGCCATGGTGCGCCTTTCTATACCCTCGGCCCTTTGACCACCGATATTGCTCCGGGCTACGACCACATTACTTCTGGTATCGGTGCGGCGATGATCGGCAGCATGGGCTGCGCAATGCTGTGCTATGTAACACCGAAAGAGCACCTGGGTCTGCCAAACAAGGAAGACGTAAAAGAAGGCTTGATGGCTTATAAGATCGCGGCGCATGCGGCAGACCTGGCCAAGGGCCACCCGCGCGCGTACAAGCGTGACGATGCGTTGTCCAAAGCCCGCTTTGAATTCCGCTGGGAAGACCAGTTCAACCTGGGTCTGGATCCGGAGCGCGCGCGTGCTTACCACGATGAAACCCTGCCCAAGGAATCCGGCAAAATTGCCCACTTCTGCTCCATGTGCGGACCGAAATTCTGCTCCATGAAAATTACGCAGGACGTGCGTGAGTACGCTGCCAAGCAGGAAGCGGAACAAGGCATGGAAGAGATGTCCATCAAGTTCAAGGACATGGGCGCCGAGATTTACCACAAGGGGTAA
- a CDS encoding thiazole synthase: protein MTDKLKLYGKEFDSRLLVGTALYPSPAVMRESVSASGSQIITLSLRRQNPEQQQGKMIWDYIQESGCQLLPNTAGCKTPKEVIALAEMSREIFATDWLKLEVIGDDYNLQPDPYGLIEAARELVKRGFKVLPYCTDDLVVCRKLLEVGCEVLMPWGSPIGTGRGLMNKYNLQTLRERLPDTPLIIDAGIGAPSQAGEAMEMGFDAVLLNTAIAKAQNPVLMAQAFKLAIESGRAARNAGLMLKRQTASPSTPTLDMPFWQQTVTAGENA from the coding sequence ATGACGGATAAACTCAAACTGTACGGCAAAGAGTTCGATAGTCGCCTGTTGGTAGGTACCGCACTGTATCCGTCGCCTGCGGTCATGCGCGAATCGGTGAGCGCATCAGGCTCACAAATTATTACTTTGTCCCTGCGCCGCCAGAATCCGGAGCAGCAGCAGGGCAAGATGATCTGGGATTACATTCAGGAGTCCGGCTGCCAGCTTTTGCCGAATACCGCCGGCTGCAAGACCCCGAAAGAAGTAATTGCCCTTGCAGAAATGAGCCGCGAGATTTTCGCAACTGACTGGCTCAAGCTGGAGGTCATCGGTGATGACTACAATCTGCAGCCGGACCCTTATGGTTTGATCGAAGCGGCGCGTGAGCTGGTCAAGCGCGGCTTTAAAGTGCTCCCATATTGCACCGACGATCTGGTGGTGTGTCGCAAACTATTGGAAGTTGGCTGTGAAGTACTGATGCCCTGGGGTTCCCCCATCGGCACCGGTCGTGGCCTGATGAACAAATACAATCTGCAGACCCTGCGCGAGCGCTTGCCGGATACGCCGTTGATTATCGACGCCGGTATTGGCGCGCCTTCGCAGGCCGGTGAGGCGATGGAAATGGGTTTTGATGCGGTGCTGCTGAATACCGCCATCGCCAAAGCCCAGAACCCGGTATTGATGGCGCAGGCGTTCAAGCTGGCCATTGAATCCGGGCGCGCCGCGCGCAACGCGGGACTGATGCTCAAGCGCCAGACCGCCAGCCCGAGCACCCCAACCCTGGATATGCCGTTCTGGCAGCAAACCGTGACTGCGGGGGAAAACGCATGA
- a CDS encoding HesA/MoeB/ThiF family protein, translated as MLSRKQLQRYSRQIMLPQIGETGQEKLGSARVLIIGLGGLGSPAALYLAAAGIGELHLVDGDQVDISNLQRQVLYKTNHRDKDKAVVAAQQLTATNPEVRVHAHSRMADEAWLSALLSEQNFDVVLDCTDNLNIRHIINRVCRAQKVAVVMASVRGFSGQLVSFDFRSSDSPCYACLFPPAGETTDLPEAENCATVGVIGPALGMIGSAQALEAIKSIVGLPFTSLNQLQLFEAGSLEWRSLGLSQNSTCPVCG; from the coding sequence GTGTTGAGTCGTAAACAACTACAGCGCTACAGCCGGCAGATCATGTTGCCGCAGATCGGTGAAACCGGTCAGGAGAAGCTGGGTTCGGCACGTGTGCTCATTATTGGGCTGGGCGGTCTCGGTAGTCCCGCCGCGCTATACCTTGCTGCGGCCGGTATCGGTGAACTACATCTGGTGGATGGCGACCAGGTGGATATCTCTAATCTCCAGCGTCAGGTACTGTACAAGACCAATCACCGGGATAAGGACAAGGCTGTGGTTGCCGCGCAGCAATTGACGGCAACCAACCCTGAGGTCCGTGTGCACGCCCACAGTCGTATGGCCGATGAAGCCTGGCTGTCAGCGTTGTTGTCCGAGCAGAACTTTGATGTGGTGCTGGACTGTACCGACAACCTGAATATTCGCCATATCATTAATCGTGTGTGCCGGGCACAGAAGGTAGCCGTGGTGATGGCTTCGGTGCGGGGTTTTTCGGGGCAGCTTGTCAGCTTCGATTTTCGAAGTTCAGATTCCCCCTGTTACGCCTGTCTGTTTCCGCCGGCTGGCGAAACAACGGACTTGCCCGAGGCGGAGAACTGCGCAACCGTAGGCGTGATCGGGCCCGCGCTGGGCATGATTGGCAGCGCTCAGGCGTTGGAGGCAATCAAGTCTATTGTGGGCTTGCCGTTCACCAGCTTGAACCAATTGCAGCTGTTCGAGGCCGGCAGCCTTGAGTGGCGTTCTCTGGGGCTATCGCAAAACAGTACTTGCCCCGTGTGCGGATAA
- the thiE gene encoding thiamine phosphate synthase, with product MSEAVPMSLPMQTRPVVWTIAGSDSGGGAGIQADLLTFHDLGVHGCSAITANTAQNTLTVAAINPLPESALQSQLDALLSDLPPLAIKIGLLANTAQVHIVADFLRGLRAQGCQVPVVYDPVAVASSGASMTEGSTGAAVVSELLPLCDVLTPNRVELEWLASAEVDSAGDILIAAKKLAGANEIALAVTGGHFDIEPGTTADLLCVPGETGITSDWLIGRKIDTRDTHGTGCTYSSAVAAILAQGYPLKDACVVANAYVRRGLRLGNSSQIGEGPGPVGHCGWPNELQDFPEVLVAGSERAKHYATFDAAAAENYAAEFVQPDTTRLGLYPVVETVEWIEKLAREGVRTLQLRIKNPGDDLREQIERAVAIGRKFDLRLFINDYWQLAIECGAYGVHLGQEDLQAADLQAIQRAGLKLGISTHGFFEMLYAWQYRPSYLATGAIYATNTKDMSGQLQGPRKLARMATLLPDYPLVAIGGINVERAPDVAASGVGSIAVVTAITQAPDYQAAVTQLRAVIE from the coding sequence ATGAGCGAGGCTGTGCCAATGTCATTGCCAATGCAAACACGTCCGGTTGTGTGGACGATTGCCGGCAGTGATTCCGGTGGCGGCGCCGGTATTCAGGCCGATCTGCTGACATTTCACGATCTCGGTGTCCATGGCTGTAGCGCCATCACCGCAAATACTGCGCAAAACACGCTGACCGTAGCCGCGATCAATCCATTGCCAGAGTCCGCTTTGCAATCACAGCTGGATGCGCTGCTCAGTGATCTGCCACCGTTGGCCATTAAAATCGGTTTGTTAGCCAATACTGCCCAGGTTCACATTGTGGCGGACTTTTTGCGCGGGTTGCGGGCTCAGGGTTGCCAAGTACCTGTGGTGTACGATCCGGTTGCAGTTGCCAGCAGTGGTGCATCGATGACCGAAGGCAGTACTGGTGCAGCGGTGGTGAGCGAACTATTACCCCTGTGTGATGTGCTCACTCCCAACCGTGTGGAATTGGAGTGGTTGGCGTCGGCCGAGGTAGACAGTGCCGGCGACATCTTGATCGCCGCAAAAAAACTCGCCGGGGCCAATGAAATTGCGCTCGCCGTAACCGGTGGGCATTTCGATATTGAGCCGGGAACCACCGCAGACCTGCTATGTGTTCCCGGTGAGACCGGCATCACTAGCGACTGGTTGATCGGCAGGAAAATCGATACCCGCGATACTCACGGCACCGGCTGCACTTATTCTTCAGCGGTTGCTGCGATACTTGCGCAGGGATATCCGCTCAAAGACGCTTGCGTGGTAGCCAATGCCTATGTGCGCCGTGGGTTACGCCTGGGTAATAGTTCACAAATTGGTGAAGGACCGGGGCCGGTAGGGCATTGCGGCTGGCCGAATGAACTGCAGGATTTTCCGGAAGTGCTCGTCGCTGGAAGCGAGCGAGCCAAACACTATGCAACCTTTGACGCAGCCGCAGCAGAAAATTATGCCGCTGAATTTGTGCAGCCCGACACCACCCGTCTGGGACTGTATCCGGTTGTGGAAACGGTGGAGTGGATTGAAAAGCTAGCCCGTGAGGGCGTACGGACGCTGCAGTTGCGGATCAAGAATCCTGGCGATGACCTGCGTGAGCAGATTGAACGCGCGGTAGCTATCGGCCGGAAATTTGATCTGCGTCTGTTTATCAATGATTACTGGCAGTTGGCGATCGAGTGTGGTGCCTACGGTGTGCACCTGGGGCAGGAAGACTTGCAGGCTGCTGATCTGCAGGCGATTCAGCGTGCGGGGTTGAAGCTAGGTATCAGTACGCACGGCTTTTTCGAAATGCTGTATGCCTGGCAGTACCGTCCCAGTTATCTGGCGACCGGCGCCATCTATGCCACCAACACTAAAGATATGAGCGGGCAGCTGCAGGGGCCGAGAAAGCTTGCGCGTATGGCGACGCTTCTGCCAGATTACCCGCTGGTGGCGATTGGCGGGATCAATGTCGAGCGCGCACCGGATGTTGCGGCGAGCGGCGTCGGCAGTATTGCTGTGGTAACTGCGATTACCCAGGCCCCCGATTACCAAGCCGCAGTTACGCAACTGCGCGCTGTTATTGAATAG